ACTGGCGCTGCCTGCCGGAGCGGAGCTGCAGCACTtcaaggggtagttcacaccgAAATTAAAGTTCAAGTTCACTCACTCACACGCGGGCCCTCAACGATGTAGGAGACTTTTTGTATTGAGTAAAACATTTTATCTATTCAGTAGAACTTGGTGCTTcttataatggcagtgaatgatgtttattacattaaaaataaacacattttgggAAAATGGAGAAAAGGGTTGAATATATTTCAGATAGAAGACCTGATTTTGTTTCTATAGAAAAATAGAAGATGCTCAACTGATAGATAAATACATGctaatgtgtgtttatgtatatatatatatatatatatatatatatatatatatatatatatatatatatatatatatatatatatatatatacacacacacacacacacacacacacacacacacacacacacacacatatatatatatatatatatatatatatatatatatatatatatatatatatatatttacaatgtatTCTGTTCAATACCTacaccataggtctcaaactcaattcctggagagccccAGCTCTGCACCGCTTTACTCTAAAcgaggggtgtccaaactctgtcctggagggccggcgtccagccatgtttagttccaaccccaatcagacacacctggactatcaatcaagctcttactaggttttctagaaacatccgagGCCACTTTATAGTTGTTTTATCAGTACTGTCTTAATAATATTCAGGTCAGGACACTGTCGAGGCTACTTCATAGTTGTTTCATCAGTACTGTCTTAATAATATTCAGGTCAGGACACTGTCGAGGCCACTTTATAGTTGCTTCATCAGCCCTGCCTTAATAATAATCAGGTCAGGACACTGTCAAGGCCACTTTATAGTTGTTTCACCAGCCCTGCCTTAATAATAATCAGCTCAGGACACTGTTGAGGCCACTTTATAATTGTTTCATCAGCCCTGCCTTAATAATATTCAGCTCAGGACACTGTCAAGTGTAAAATGTTAGCATCTTTCAGATTTTAGATTTTTCTAACTCTAGTAGCCTATAATTAATTAATCTTATGTagaatatttattctttttacaAATAAAGCACCATAAATGTGTTTTGCTTTTAAATCCATCACCTTTTGCTGCACACGGTCCACACATAAACTACAAAATAAGACACATGAAGATTTTTATTCAGACTTTTGAGATGAATGTCATCTCTAACTTGATTATCTTTGcacaaatacagcaaaaaaacaaacatgtaaaacaTGTATGTGATCGTGAAGTAGTCATATATCAAGTAGGCAGTACAGGTTATATGTACAGTGTCTACAGAAAATCCTCATAGCCCTTTTGAAATGATGACTTCATCTGTCATACAGCCTGAAATCATAtcatattacaatttattaaatgtttttgtagCCTCCTCCTCTCCTAACCTGTGCCTTCAACAGCTTTATCCCAAAGGTATATATTTACATGATGATTTTCCACAGGCACTGTTAATAAATAAAGGCATTATGCAGTTCTGGAGGTACCTGTGTCTGTGGAGTTTATCATACTCTGGAGGCCTCAGGGCAGGGTTTCAGCTTGTGGATAGCTGTCGTACATCTCTCTGAGGTGCAGGATGAGCTCTCCCGTGTTCCCTCTTGTTAAAGCCGACACAGGAATGACCGTCTGGCTAATGCGTTCCCTCAGAGCCTCCAGATTCGCTCTGGATTCTGGCAGGTCCATTTTGTTGGCTACGATGGCATGTGGTCTTTGTGAAAACAGAGGCCTGTACTGGTCCAGCTCGAAGCACAGCTGCTGGAACTGTTCCCAGGGCTCCGGAGAGGACATATCCAGCACATACAGCAGGACGCGGCAGCGCTCGATGTGCCGTAAGAAGGACAAACCCAGTCCACGGTTCAGATGAGCTCCAGGGATGAGTCCGGGAATATCAGCGACTGCCGAGGGACAACACACACTAAGTGAGATTAGCAGACTTGAAACATGGGGGTGTCACAATAGACACAATAGACTCATAAGAGTTTAGGATGAAGTGTGCATCCTGCTGGAGTTTAATCACAGATTGTTacacggctgtctggaatactcgactctgattggtcagtcgtgacattATGGTATGATTTAAAGCTAGACTGTGTCTCTAGGATCTGTGTTTGACAGCTGTCCTCTAAACACAagcacacatcacacacacctgcCACCTGTGTGTGGTCTCTGTACTCCACGATGCCCACGTGAGGGTTCAGTGTGGTGAAGGGGTACGCCGCCACTGCTGGCCGCGCTTTAGAGATGGCTCGCAACAAGGACGACTTGCCAACGTTTGGAAAGCCAACCTGCTCAACACAGAAACAGTAAGAGGCAGACTTCTGTTagctttgtgtgtgtatatatatatatattgtaaccaCCTACACTGATTCAGCACATTTGACTGATCGCTtgtctttatttcctatattgtataaacttattgtgcgtTATACTTTAATAATGGCCATTGTTGATTATtgaactgatattcagcaaaagagaggatGTGTTTCATACTGAAAATGAAAGGTGGCAGTGATGTTatcggctctgttttgttataaatatgcacacagtgaagatgatgatcatattaatatgcagctacacgacacCTCAGCATTATTAGTGTCTGTGAAGATGTCAATTTTAAAATCAATgatttgtgtcttgtttctagtccaaatatctaaaagttctaaaatcaagaagcattttctaggcaagcaaaacatatcgtcttgtttttacaaataatacaatcagacacacctggactatcaatcaagctcttactaggttttctagaaacatccgagGCCACTTCATAGTTGTTTCATCAGCCCTGCCTTAATAATATTCAGGTCAGGACACTGTCGAGGCCACTTTATAGTTGTTTCATCAGTACTGTCTTAATAATATTCAGGTCAGGACACTGTCAAGGCCACTTTATAGTTGTTTCATCAGTACTGTCTTAATAATATTCAGGTCAGGACACTGTCAAGGCCACTTTATAGTTGTTTCATCAGTACTGTCTTAATAATATTCAGGTCAGGACACTGTCAAGGCCACTTTATAGTTGTTTTATCAGTACTGCCTTAATAATATTCAGGTCAGGACACTGTCGAGGCCACTTTATAGTTGTTTCATCAGTCCTGTCTTAATAATATTCAGGTCAGGACACTGTCGAGGCCACTTTATAGTTGTTTCATCAGTCCTGCCTTAATAATATTCAGGTCAGGACACTGTCGAGGCCACTTTATAGTTGTTTCATCAGTCCTGCCTTAATAATATTCAGGTCAGGACACTGTCGAGGCCACTTCATAGTTGTTTCATCAGTACTGTCTTAATAATATTCAGGTCAGGACACTGTCGAGGCCACTTTATAGTTGTTTCATCAGTCCTGCCTTAATAATATTCAGGTCAGGACACTGTCGAGGCCACTTTATAGTTGTTTCATCAGCCCTGCCTTAATAATATTCAGGTCAGGACACTGTCGAGGCCACTTTATAGTTGTTTCATCAGTCCTGTCTTAATAATATTCAGGTCAGGACACTGTCGAGGCCACTTTATAGTTGTTTCATCAGTCCTGCCTTAATAATATTCAGGTCAGGACACTGTCGAGGCCACTTTATAGTTGTTTCATCAGTCCTGCCTTAATAATATTCAGGTCAGGACACTGTCGAGGCCACTTCATAGTTGTTTCATCAGTACTGTCTTAATAATATTCAGCTCAGGACACCGTCTAGGCCACTTTATAGTTGTTTCATCGTCCTGTCTTAATAATATTCAGGTCAGGACACTGTCGAGGCCACTTCATAGTTGTTTCATCAGTACTGTCTTAATAATATTCAGCTCAGGACACTATTGAGGCCACTTTATAGTTGTTTCATCAGTCCTGCCCTAATAATATTCAGATCAGGACACTGTTAAGGCCACTTCATAGTCGTTTCATCAGTACTGCATTAATAATACTCAGGTCAGGACACTGTCGAGGCCACTTTATAGTTGTTTCATCAGTACTGCCTTAATAATATTCAAGTCAGGACACTGTCGAGTGTAAAATGTTAGCATCTCTCAGTTTTCGGATTTTTATTAACTCGAGCAGCCTATAATTAATTAAtcttttgtataatatttattctttttacaAATAAAGCACCATAAATGTGTTTTGCTTTTAAATACATCACCTTaagcacacagtgaagatgatgatCATATTAACATGCAGCTACACGACGCCTCAGCATTATTGGTGTCTGTTAAgctgttaatatcaaaatgaatgattttttgtcttgtttttactccaaatatctaaaaactcttaaattaagaagcattttctaggcaagcaaaacatatcgtcttgtttttacaaaaaatacgccaatattaagtgagttttccttaaaacaagcaaaataatcttgtttttcattttgacataGGATTATTTTTGCCccaaaactccggcgtagtgtggcaTAACCGACTGGgttattgcaactctctactagccgggcttccagctaactctatcaaacctcttcagctgcttcagaacgcagcagcacgagtggtctttaatgaagctaaaagagcacatgtcactccgctgctcatccgtttgcactggctgccagttgctgctcgcatcaaattcaaagctctgatgtttgctcacaaagcgacttctggctttgctcctccttgtctgctctcacttctgcagatgtatgtgccctccagaaacttgcgttctgtgaatgaacgtcgcctcgtggttccatcccaaagagggaagaaatcactttcccgaactctcgccaTCAATCTGGCCAGtaggtggaatgaactcccgaactgcatcagaacagcagagtcactcactgtcttcaagaaaccactaaaaactatttagtctccacttcccctCCTAATCTGCAAtcgcctctctggctccaccgctaactgtactatagaaaaaaacacaataataaataaataaaaaaatgactaatgttttgcttcttacactttacacacctgaaactcgcctacagcactgattcactgttgctcttatagttgtgttaattgcttccttgtcctcatttgtaagtcgctttggataaaagcgtccgctaaatgactaaatgtaaattttaaaatgaaaatgtattggtgtaaatggggcctgagacgtgtgtgtgtgagtgtgtgtgtgtgtgtgagtgtgtgctgaCCAGTGCGGCGTGGGCCATGGTGCGCAGCTCCAGCTGAATCTCCCTCTGCTGGCCTTGTTGTCCCTCAGTGGCCCTCATCGGCGCTCGGTTCTCATTGGTCAGGAAGCTGCGGTTCCCCTTCCCCCCCGCGCCGCCGTACGCCACCGTCACCTGCTGATCCTGCTGGGACAGATCCGCCAGCACAACACCCTGCTCCCTGACTACTGTACCCACTGGAACCTGTGCGGaaaacagcacaacacacacactctacatgctgctctgtgtgtgtgtgtgtgtgtgtatgagagagagtgtgtgtaacTCACAGAGATGTATGTGGGGTTGGCGTTGCGTCCGAAGCAGTTTTTGCTGCCTCCTGCCTCTCCATCTCTGCCCCGATACACTGTCGACACGCTGGACAGAGACTTCACCTGCCGGTTCACTgtacaggaggaggaggaggagtgagGACAGGCAGGTGCACACCTCACTAACAATAAGCACAAGTATTGCTGTGAATCTGACCTCTGATGATGATGTGTCCGCCAGCGCCGCCGTCTCCTCCATCCGGACCGCCCCACTCCTTACGTGGTTCACTGTGGAAGCTGGAGGCTCCTTTACCACCCGACCCGGCCTGCAGACGCACCCGCCGCTGGTCCACAAAACACCGGCTCTATGAGGACACAAGCAGAggggtcagagagagagagagagtgtgtgtgtgtgtgtgtgtgtgtgtgtgtgtgtgtgagtgtgtgtgtgtgtgtgtgtgtgagcgagagagattcattcatttccttgtcggcttagtccctttattaatccagggtcgccacagtggaatgaaccgccaacttatccagcacgtttttacacagcggatgatcttccagccgcaacccatctctgggaaacatccacacacactcatgtctgGGAGAACATGGTTGAGTTTAAGGGGGAGAGGAGAGATTATACAGCCTGTGCAGTAAAAAACATcattacaagtgtgtgtgtgtgtgtgtgtgtgtgtaccagtTTCTTCTCCGACAGTCTCTCctccagcgtgtgtgtgtgtttctcccgCTGCAGCAGCGCCTCCCGCACAGTCCTCCCGCTCCTCTGCAGGATCTTCAGCCGCACAAACATATCGGAGAACCGAACCGGAGACCCGGCGGTAACGTGTGTGTTATGTTAAGGAAGCGCTGTTGTTATTTCATCAAGCTAGCGTGTAAACAAGACAACACAGCGTCCACTAAAGTCAACATGACATTACCAGGAGCGACTCTGCTTCTTCTTCGTGTGTTTTCGGCGGTTTGCACTAAACTTCTGATCCATTACCGCCACCAACTGCTGAGGGAAATACCATCAACCTGAACCCTTAAAAAAAGCAGAGAAAAATCAGAAATTACACATCCCAAAGCTCTTAATACATGTTAAAAATACTTAATGTACATGATTGTAGTTTGTTGTTAATTCGCTTGTATACTGTTTCATGTATAACTCTCTATTCCTCcgtttaatcaataaaaataatgaattccaGTAGTCCTACATCTGTCCAGTTATTCTCTCATAAACTAAATGGTTAAATCATAACCCACAGCTTTAATAAATCAATCACATCATATCGCTTCAATAATACTGTTTGATATTTTGGGGCATcacggttgcctcacagcaagaaggtcgccggtttgagccttggctggagcagttggtgtttctgtgtggagtttgcatattctccctccgggtgctccggtttccctcacagttcaaagatgtgcggtacaggtgaattgggtaggctaaattgtccgtagtgtatgagtgtgaatcttggtgtgaatgagagttttactgcgtaaaacgtgctggataagttgctggttcattccgctgtgacgaccccagattaataaagggactaagccaataagaaaatgaatgaatgaataacataataataaaataatattttaatatataatataatatagcataacatacgatataatataaaaatattattacataatataatataatataatataatataatataatataatataatataatataatataatgatgtgCGAGTGTTTGAAGGTGAAATGCGGCTCAGGTGCTGCGGCTGTAATGGAGGGCGGGGAAAATAATCTCTATAAATCTCACCGACGCGTAGTTTTCCCAGACTAGAGCATATATGTTTAGGAGTGTaattatgatgttagttttacAGCTGCTGATCTGAACAGGCAGTTTGAGTGTGTTTAATCTCCAGAAAGTGTGTGATAAGCTGAGAGAATGAGCAGCGGAACTCCCTACATCGGCAGTAAGATCAGCCTGATCTCTAAAGCGCAGATTCGCTATGAGGGAATATTATACACCATCGACACCGATAACTCCACTGTGGCCCTGGCGAAAGGTGAGTCTTTACAGGTGCACTGTTTTAACCGTCTGTAATTTACTCCTTCAAACATCAGGTGTTCACAGCCGTGTATATACTCTTTTCTAATTTTCCCAATGGCCCATGATATACTTTAGACATAGCATGCGTCAGTACGTTACcaccgccatattggtacaggaCTCCCAGCAAACGTGTAATAATGAGGTGACgttggttttattttcgcacattCGCGCTTTGATGTTCATTTAAAAACGTAAAGCAGAaatcaaaacaacatcaacactatTTCATTGACTGTCAGCTGTGTTaaactttgatagtcattggctgatcatatgatttacacatttaaaatgtttttccgaAATTATGTTGAGGAGAAAGTCAGAATAtggaaatataaaaccaacttaacctcaaCCTGATGTTGCTTGAAAGTCATACTTGCATATCATTACAGAACAACCATTCATTAAAATTAGCATTGTAAACAATATAGGTACTGTTAACATGaagaaatgtgcaaatataaaaccaacttttaattttatttaaatgaccaATAATCTTGTACTTTGACAGTCATTGGCTGCTTGATGATTGACCTATTTGCAGTTTGCAAATAAAACTTTTCTGGAGTTATAATATCAGGCAGAAAATCCGAATgtacaaatataaaaccaacttcacctcaatcaGATATGATAATACTATTTTTCCATGAAAATCCAAAATCAAAGTGCTTCAGGGGTAATTAATGTGTTGGccctctttgggtaagggatacATGAAGATAAGCAGAAAAATTAGTCCAAGGTACTtagcaaaaaagtaaaaaaaattatttaaaaggcATAATAAACATGGTTATTCCGTTTAAACTGCACCcatgtgtttcagcaaatgcatGTCTTCATAAGGGTAATGATAACCTatgggtagggccagacggaatctgcagacatttttgtgCTATTTCTCCACAGAATTTTGTTAAagctgcagatttatgtggaattattttggaggtatcataactaaaaccttaatgtgtgaaattaaatgtaatagcttaacttttatttaatgtttacgatgcaaatccaattagatccacattattaggtaaacaaagcaagtctctcatataatatctccaCTAAAAGACAGTAAATATGACTTTACACACTGTATTGcgaataaatcatatgaacattttcatattaatcaatatcactaaaattcatttaaaaactgaatataaatgtacacatttatacaataaacaaatcaataatgGGATAAAAATGTGCGTgattctgcagatttctgcatgtGCAGATCTCGTGGGTGCCTACTCATGGGAAACGCCGTAACACTAAAAAATTTACAATAACATTAAACAGCATTCGGTGATGAGCAGatagaatctgcggacatttttctaaatttctgCACAGAACTGCAGCAAAAAGTTGAGCAGTTTGTCAGTATAGTAACTAATCTTAATGCATGGGTTATAAAAAAAGCTTTAACTTGAGGTTTACAGTGTAAATCCAGTTATTTCCATctgtttgataaacaaagcaagtctcatgtGGTTTATCTACTGAAAGACTAAAAATAATACTTAACAAACTGTGTATATATCGTATAataag
The nucleotide sequence above comes from Danio rerio strain Tuebingen ecotype United States chromosome 23, GRCz12tu, whole genome shotgun sequence. Encoded proteins:
- the mtg2 gene encoding mitochondrial ribosome-associated GTPase 2 isoform X1 translates to MFVRLKILQRSGRTVREALLQREKHTHTLEERLSEKKLSRCFVDQRRVRLQAGSGGKGASSFHSEPRKEWGGPDGGDGGAGGHIIIRVNRQVKSLSSVSTVYRGRDGEAGGSKNCFGRNANPTYISVPVGTVVREQGVVLADLSQQDQQVTVAYGGAGGKGNRSFLTNENRAPMRATEGQQGQQREIQLELRTMAHAALVGFPNVGKSSLLRAISKARPAVAAYPFTTLNPHVGIVEYRDHTQVAVADIPGLIPGAHLNRGLGLSFLRHIERCRVLLYVLDMSSPEPWEQFQQLCFELDQYRPLFSQRPHAIVANKMDLPESRANLEALRERISQTVIPVSALTRGNTGELILHLREMYDSYPQAETLP
- the mtg2 gene encoding mitochondrial ribosome-associated GTPase 2 isoform X3 encodes the protein MRATEGQQGQQREIQLELRTMAHAALVGFPNVGKSSLLRAISKARPAVAAYPFTTLNPHVGIVEYRDHTQVAVADIPGLIPGAHLNRGLGLSFLRHIERCRVLLYVLDMSSPEPWEQFQQLCFELDQYRPLFSQRPHAIVANKMDLPESRANLEALRERISQTVIPVSALTRGNTGELILHLREMYDSYPQAETLP
- the mtg2 gene encoding mitochondrial ribosome-associated GTPase 2 isoform X2, with product MFVRLKILQRSGRTVREALLQREKHTHTLEERLSEKKLSRCFVDQRRVRLQAGSGGKGASSFHSEPRKEWGGPDGGDGGAGGHIIIRVNRQVKSLSSVSTVYRGRDGEAGGSKNCFGRNANPTYISVPVGTVVREQGVVLADLSQQDQQVTVAYGGAGGKGNRSFLTNENRAPMRATEGQQGQQREIQLELRTMAHAALSLIFPDSSLELI